Proteins co-encoded in one Gemmatimonas aurantiaca genomic window:
- a CDS encoding NAD(P)-binding domain-containing protein yields the protein MTDTASTSLASSFFRTQLLARIDDRSAVIGVIGLGYVGLPLAMEFVAAGFRVIGYDVSARVVDALMAGQSHIQ from the coding sequence ATGACGGACACCGCTTCAACATCCCTCGCTTCCTCCTTCTTCCGTACACAACTCCTCGCGCGTATCGACGACCGCTCCGCGGTCATCGGGGTGATCGGGCTGGGGTATGTGGGCCTGCCGCTGGCGATGGAGTTCGTGGCGGCCGGGTTCCGGGTGATTGGCTACGACGTGAGCGCGCGGGTGGTGGACGCGCTGATGGCGGGGCAGTCGCACATCCAG
- a CDS encoding M66 family metalloprotease — translation MQGPGGYRQQASSGDTLRGLAPGAYTVNADAAVVAGTSVAPDESTQTVMVDGGLRPQSIIISFDALLRRALVIVDVAGLPSGVSANLRLTSPTGAVKTATRTDSVDYAALGDWTLEASPVTVGASTYTPNPTSQSRTVRDRDAVKLSVRYEVGTGSLALAVVGLPAGSNGNVTITGPNGFSRTLPGTTTLTGLTIGSYTIAATSVTANGVTYAPTPASTTVQVQASVVAAGATVSYAATAAPTGTLALTVNGLPAGQNAQVSVTGPNGYARTITTTTSITGLTPGAYTITAAHVRTSSGAYNGSPSSQVVNVLSAQSVSGSITYAALPAVVELPITGLPNGTAAAVTLTAPSGTNTTHTASTVIGNAATGRWRMAAANVTTGGFTYAPSPASYDQTVLAGDTLTFPVAYSLSSGALAITVAGLPTGSTGTITVTGPNSFSRTLTATTTLTNLAPGTYTVSATSVTAGGLTYQPSPATRTVTVTASLVAEPASVVYTSQTGSLNVSVSGLPAGANPDLVLTGPNSFSQNIAAAGTLSALPPGAYTLTVRAVRTSAGTYTSSTLTRAVTITANTTATQTVAYAAAPSVVSVSVSGVPAGTNANISLIAPSGTTSQVTASTTNTNAATGRWRLTASTVQSGGHSYTATPTSYDRTILAGDTLDMPVAYALSTGAIAVSVSGLPQGTNGTVVVTGPNSFSQTATATTTLTNLTPGTYTISASSVTVNGTTYAPSPATRTVTVTASLVAQAASVAYTSQAGALTLTVAGLPSGASGDMTLTGPNGYSRALTATTSLTGLAAGSYALSVRNVRTSAGTYAGTPASAAVTITTGGTASQTVTYAALPAVVKVPVTGVPSGSQAAITLTSPSGSTSSVTAATTNTGAATGRWRLAAASITSGGHAYAPSPASYDQTVLAGDTLDFPVAYALATGAIATSVSGLPNGVNASLTITGPNSFSQTVTATQTITGLVPGTYTVTAASVTSGGVSYAPTPATRTVTVTASLVAQAAAVSYASQAGSFALTVSGLPSGASGDMTLTGPSSYSKALTATTTLTSLAAGSYTLTVRNVRTSAGTYTASPLSQAVTITAGGSASQTVTYSALAAVVAVPVSGLPSGAQAAITLTAPSGGTTSVTATTTNTSATTGRWRLSAASITSGGHGYAPSPASYDQTVLAGDTLNFPVSYALATGAIAVTASGLPSGANAAITVTGPGSYSKAVTATQTLTGLVPGSYTVTAASVTAGGTTYAPSPATRTVTVTASLTAQAAAVTYAAQGGGSGNGTNGAGGGSSSTPNLSIENVYVTQAAQNWEGTAPIVIGRDALARVFVKAAATNSARPDVRLRIYANGSLVSTVTVPATAASVPTAISEGTMSSSWNVVIPAANVRSGMQVLADLDPNNTLGESDRTDNVWPRGGTLKAVTTVNPAAMEVKFVPVTVAGLTGNVSESNKASWLEMLKLVHPVRDVTASVRAPFVSNASSLQSSDGNGAWLTVLNEMNALRAVDKDATSHYYGVVKTSYSSGVAGYGLQPGRAAVGWDQDATYQRIFAHEIGHNFGLAHAPCGVSGTAAYPYAGGVTGTWGWNAQTNTLVSPTATDVMGYCSTQWVSDWTWSRVAQWRGTASMVASAASSDGLLLWGRSTGGVVTLEPAFPVFARATPQPAAVTHEVDLYDEHGSLLANHGFTMESIDHADDAQQFAIVVPVSTAVQEKVARIVVRSMRSPRVLASQQSARSTQAAVRDTGDQQSSQVETRLESVGGARRRVNWNEKTFRMGMVRDRNTGEILSFLRRPGDEFRDPGHSVEIVFSDGTRSVREQH, via the coding sequence GTGCAGGGTCCCGGAGGATACCGGCAGCAGGCCAGCAGCGGTGACACCCTGCGCGGCCTCGCACCCGGCGCCTACACCGTCAATGCCGATGCGGCCGTCGTGGCCGGCACCAGCGTCGCACCGGACGAATCCACGCAGACCGTGATGGTCGACGGTGGGCTGCGACCGCAGTCCATCATCATTTCGTTCGACGCGCTGCTGCGGCGCGCGCTCGTGATCGTCGATGTGGCGGGACTGCCCTCCGGCGTGTCGGCCAATCTCCGGCTCACCAGCCCCACCGGCGCCGTGAAGACCGCGACCCGCACCGACTCCGTCGACTACGCCGCACTGGGAGACTGGACGCTCGAAGCGTCGCCCGTGACCGTGGGGGCCAGCACCTACACGCCCAATCCCACGAGCCAATCGCGCACGGTCCGTGACCGCGATGCCGTGAAGCTGTCGGTGCGATATGAAGTGGGAACCGGCAGCCTCGCGCTCGCCGTGGTGGGTCTTCCTGCCGGCTCGAATGGCAACGTGACCATCACCGGTCCCAATGGTTTCTCACGTACACTCCCCGGAACCACGACGCTCACGGGTCTGACCATCGGGAGTTACACCATTGCCGCGACCTCGGTGACGGCGAATGGGGTCACGTATGCGCCGACGCCGGCGTCCACTACCGTGCAGGTGCAGGCGTCGGTCGTGGCAGCGGGCGCCACCGTGTCGTATGCGGCCACTGCGGCGCCCACCGGCACGCTCGCTCTCACGGTGAATGGTCTGCCCGCGGGTCAGAACGCGCAGGTTTCCGTGACGGGGCCCAATGGGTATGCGCGCACCATCACGACCACGACGTCCATCACCGGCCTCACGCCCGGCGCGTACACCATCACCGCCGCGCACGTGCGCACCTCGAGCGGCGCCTACAATGGCTCGCCGTCGTCCCAGGTGGTGAATGTGTTGTCGGCACAGTCGGTATCGGGCAGCATCACCTATGCCGCGCTGCCGGCCGTCGTCGAACTGCCCATCACCGGTCTTCCCAACGGCACCGCCGCTGCCGTCACGCTGACGGCGCCCTCGGGCACGAACACCACGCACACGGCGTCCACCGTGATCGGCAATGCCGCCACCGGGCGCTGGCGTATGGCGGCGGCCAACGTCACGACCGGCGGCTTCACATATGCCCCGTCACCGGCGAGCTACGATCAGACCGTGCTGGCCGGTGACACGCTGACTTTCCCGGTCGCGTACAGCCTTTCCAGCGGCGCGCTTGCCATCACGGTGGCCGGGCTGCCCACGGGCAGCACCGGCACCATCACGGTGACGGGCCCGAACAGCTTCTCGCGCACGCTCACCGCCACGACGACACTCACCAACCTCGCGCCCGGCACCTACACGGTGTCGGCCACGTCGGTCACGGCGGGCGGTCTCACGTATCAGCCCTCGCCAGCGACACGCACGGTGACCGTGACGGCGTCGCTGGTGGCCGAACCGGCGTCGGTGGTCTACACGTCGCAGACGGGGTCACTCAATGTGTCGGTGAGCGGTCTGCCCGCGGGCGCAAATCCCGATCTGGTGCTCACGGGGCCCAACAGCTTCTCGCAGAACATCGCCGCGGCCGGTACACTCTCCGCGCTGCCGCCGGGTGCCTACACGCTCACGGTGCGCGCAGTACGCACGTCTGCGGGCACGTACACCAGCTCGACGCTCACGCGCGCGGTCACCATCACGGCCAACACCACGGCCACGCAGACGGTGGCCTATGCCGCGGCGCCTTCGGTGGTGTCCGTGTCGGTGTCGGGAGTGCCGGCCGGCACCAATGCCAACATCTCGCTGATTGCACCGTCGGGTACCACGTCGCAGGTGACGGCAAGCACCACGAACACCAATGCCGCCACCGGCCGCTGGCGTCTTACGGCCAGCACGGTGCAGAGCGGTGGACACAGCTACACCGCCACACCCACCTCGTACGATCGCACCATTCTCGCCGGCGACACGCTGGACATGCCGGTGGCCTACGCCCTGAGCACCGGCGCCATCGCGGTATCGGTGAGCGGCCTGCCGCAGGGCACGAATGGCACGGTGGTCGTGACCGGTCCGAACAGCTTCTCGCAGACGGCCACCGCCACGACCACGCTCACCAATCTGACGCCGGGGACCTACACGATCTCCGCATCGTCGGTGACCGTGAACGGCACCACGTACGCGCCCTCACCGGCCACGCGCACGGTGACGGTGACCGCCTCGCTGGTTGCCCAGGCGGCGTCGGTGGCGTACACCTCGCAGGCCGGAGCGCTCACGCTCACGGTGGCCGGGCTGCCGTCGGGTGCATCGGGTGACATGACCCTCACGGGTCCGAACGGCTACTCGCGTGCGCTGACGGCCACGACGAGCCTCACCGGGCTCGCGGCCGGCAGCTATGCGTTGAGCGTGCGCAACGTGCGCACCTCGGCGGGCACGTACGCGGGCACGCCGGCTTCGGCTGCGGTGACCATCACGACCGGCGGCACGGCATCGCAGACGGTGACCTATGCGGCGTTGCCCGCCGTGGTGAAGGTGCCAGTGACCGGAGTGCCGAGTGGTTCGCAGGCCGCCATCACGCTCACGTCGCCGTCGGGCAGCACGTCGTCGGTGACGGCGGCGACCACGAACACCGGCGCCGCCACCGGCCGCTGGCGTCTCGCCGCCGCGTCGATCACGAGCGGCGGGCATGCCTATGCCCCATCGCCGGCCTCGTACGATCAGACCGTGCTGGCCGGTGATACGCTCGACTTCCCGGTGGCCTACGCGCTGGCGACCGGCGCGATCGCGACCTCGGTGAGCGGTCTGCCGAATGGCGTGAACGCCAGCCTGACCATCACGGGTCCCAACAGCTTCTCGCAGACGGTGACAGCCACGCAGACCATCACCGGCCTCGTGCCGGGCACCTACACGGTGACCGCTGCGTCGGTGACATCGGGTGGCGTCAGCTACGCCCCCACACCGGCCACACGCACAGTGACGGTGACCGCCTCGCTGGTCGCGCAGGCAGCCGCGGTGAGTTATGCCTCGCAGGCCGGATCGTTCGCTCTCACCGTGTCGGGCCTGCCTTCGGGGGCCTCGGGTGACATGACGCTGACGGGCCCCAGCAGCTATTCGAAGGCGCTGACGGCCACCACCACGCTGACAAGCCTGGCTGCGGGCAGCTATACGCTCACCGTACGCAACGTGCGCACGTCGGCCGGTACGTATACGGCCTCGCCGCTCTCGCAGGCGGTGACGATCACCGCGGGCGGCAGCGCCTCGCAGACGGTGACCTACTCCGCCCTGGCGGCCGTGGTGGCCGTCCCGGTGTCGGGGCTGCCGAGTGGCGCGCAGGCCGCCATCACACTCACCGCGCCGTCGGGGGGCACCACGTCGGTGACAGCCACGACCACGAACACCAGCGCGACGACCGGCCGGTGGCGCCTGTCCGCCGCGTCGATCACGAGCGGTGGACATGGTTACGCGCCTTCGCCGGCGTCATATGACCAGACCGTCCTGGCCGGTGACACCCTGAACTTCCCCGTGAGCTATGCCCTGGCCACCGGTGCGATTGCGGTGACCGCGAGCGGGCTGCCATCAGGTGCCAATGCGGCCATCACAGTGACCGGCCCCGGCAGCTACTCGAAGGCCGTGACCGCCACGCAGACCCTCACCGGCCTCGTGCCGGGCAGCTATACGGTGACGGCGGCCTCGGTGACGGCGGGCGGCACCACCTACGCCCCCTCACCGGCCACGCGCACGGTGACCGTGACCGCGTCGCTGACCGCGCAGGCGGCCGCAGTGACGTACGCGGCGCAGGGTGGTGGATCGGGCAACGGCACCAATGGAGCCGGCGGCGGGTCCAGCAGCACGCCCAATCTGTCCATCGAGAACGTGTACGTGACGCAGGCCGCGCAGAACTGGGAGGGCACCGCGCCGATCGTCATCGGCCGTGATGCGCTGGCCCGCGTGTTCGTGAAGGCGGCGGCCACCAATTCGGCCCGCCCCGATGTGCGCCTGCGCATCTACGCGAATGGCTCCCTGGTGTCGACGGTGACCGTTCCGGCCACGGCCGCGAGCGTGCCCACGGCCATCAGCGAAGGCACGATGTCGTCGAGCTGGAACGTGGTGATCCCGGCGGCCAATGTGCGGTCGGGGATGCAGGTGCTGGCGGATCTGGATCCGAACAACACGCTGGGAGAGAGCGATCGCACGGACAACGTGTGGCCGCGGGGCGGGACGTTGAAGGCGGTGACAACGGTGAACCCTGCGGCCATGGAAGTGAAGTTCGTGCCGGTGACAGTGGCTGGGTTGACCGGAAACGTCTCCGAGTCCAACAAAGCAAGCTGGCTGGAGATGTTGAAGCTGGTCCACCCTGTCCGTGATGTGACGGCGTCGGTACGCGCGCCCTTCGTATCGAATGCCTCTTCTCTGCAGTCGAGTGATGGGAACGGGGCATGGCTCACCGTCCTCAATGAGATGAACGCCCTGCGAGCGGTGGACAAGGATGCCACGTCGCATTACTACGGCGTAGTCAAGACCAGCTACTCATCGGGAGTTGCCGGCTACGGTCTCCAACCTGGCCGCGCTGCAGTGGGCTGGGATCAGGACGCCACTTACCAGCGCATTTTTGCCCACGAGATCGGCCACAATTTCGGTTTGGCACACGCTCCCTGCGGCGTGAGTGGTACGGCCGCATATCCCTATGCTGGCGGCGTGACCGGAACGTGGGGATGGAACGCGCAGACGAATACACTGGTGTCACCGACGGCCACGGATGTCATGGGCTATTGCTCAACCCAATGGGTGAGTGACTGGACCTGGAGCCGCGTCGCACAGTGGCGCGGGACTGCATCGATGGTGGCCAGTGCCGCCAGCTCGGATGGATTGCTGCTCTGGGGTCGCTCCACGGGCGGCGTCGTAACGCTCGAGCCCGCTTTCCCCGTATTTGCGCGCGCCACTCCGCAACCGGCGGCGGTCACACACGAAGTCGATCTCTATGATGAGCACGGAAGCCTTCTGGCCAACCATGGCTTCACCATGGAATCGATCGATCACGCGGACGACGCTCAGCAGTTTGCCATTGTGGTTCCGGTGAGCACGGCCGTGCAGGAGAAAGTCGCCCGCATCGTCGTGCGGTCCATGCGGTCACCGAGAGTTCTTGCATCTCAGCAGAGCGCGCGGAGTACGCAGGCAGCGGTTCGGGACACCGGTGATCAGCAGTCTTCCCAAGTCGAAACCCGTCTGGAGAGCGTCGGGGGCGCGCGCCGCCGGGTGAACTGGAACGAAAAGACCTTCCGGATGGGCATGGTGCGTGACCGCAACACCGGCGAGATCCTGAGTTTCCTGAGGCGGCCGGGAGATGAATTCCGCGATCCGGGCCACTCTGTGGAGATCGTTTTTTCCGACGGCACCCGCTCCGTCCGGGAGCAGCACTGA
- a CDS encoding PEP-CTERM sorting domain-containing protein (PEP-CTERM proteins occur, often in large numbers, in the proteomes of bacteria that also encode an exosortase, a predicted intramembrane cysteine proteinase. The presence of a PEP-CTERM domain at a protein's C-terminus predicts cleavage within the sorting domain, followed by covalent anchoring to some some component of the (usually Gram-negative) cell surface. Many PEP-CTERM proteins exhibit an unusual sequence composition that includes large numbers of potential glycosylation sites. Expression of one such protein has been shown restore the ability of a bacterium to form floc, a type of biofilm.) — MRFFKSVMIAAAAVAVMTSGAKAQVNIQVTVNSVYQQAGSGGSFNATFSGVPAGYSLTNIVYCFDQLRTFNYGQTTTYTLLTFDQFLSANATGARWANIDNTDELNTMAGLAGTYNFSNSHNAPIQQQIWDISAGLTNVADGAYSGADHSNSWLVLVDAANWSSGNAGSQSFLVQGTAPAVVTPEPSTYALMAAGLAGLLVANRRRRQTNV, encoded by the coding sequence ATGCGGTTTTTCAAGTCTGTGATGATCGCGGCCGCGGCCGTAGCGGTCATGACCAGCGGGGCCAAGGCCCAAGTTAACATTCAGGTTACGGTGAACTCGGTTTACCAGCAGGCGGGCTCGGGTGGCAGCTTCAATGCCACCTTCAGCGGCGTACCTGCCGGATACAGCCTGACCAACATCGTGTACTGCTTCGATCAGCTGCGCACGTTCAATTACGGTCAGACGACCACCTACACGCTGCTCACCTTCGACCAGTTCCTCTCGGCGAATGCGACGGGTGCGCGTTGGGCGAATATCGACAATACGGACGAGCTGAACACGATGGCCGGCCTCGCCGGAACCTACAATTTCAGCAATTCCCATAACGCCCCGATCCAGCAGCAAATCTGGGACATCTCCGCCGGCCTGACCAACGTGGCTGATGGTGCTTATTCCGGTGCGGATCATTCCAACAGCTGGCTGGTTCTGGTCGATGCGGCCAACTGGTCCAGCGGGAACGCCGGTTCGCAGTCGTTCCTGGTTCAGGGTACGGCGCCTGCGGTGGTGACCCCGGAGCCGTCGACGTACGCTCTGATGGCGGCCGGTCTCGCTGGCCTCTTGGTGGCGAACCGTCGTCGTCGTCAGACGAACGTCTGA